One genomic window of Salvia miltiorrhiza cultivar Shanhuang (shh) chromosome 4, IMPLAD_Smil_shh, whole genome shotgun sequence includes the following:
- the LOC131019539 gene encoding mannose-1-phosphate guanylyltransferase 1: MKALILVGGFGTRLRPLTLSVPKPLVDFANKPMILHQIEALKAIGVTEVVLAINYQPEVMLNFLKDFEAKLEIKITCSQETEPLGTAGPLALARDKLIDKSGEPFFVLNSDVISEYPLKEMIEFHKSHGGEASIMVTKVDEPSKYGVVVTEESTGKVERFVEKPKLFVGNKINAGIYLLNPSVLDRIQLRPTSIEKEVFPEIAAERKLYAMVLPGFWMDIGQPRDYIAGLRLYLDSLRKNSSPKLASGTHIIGNVLVDESAKIGEGCLIGPDVAIGPGCVVEPGVRLSRCTVMRGVRIKKHACISSSIIGWHSTVGQWARVENMTILGEDVHVCDEIYSNGGVVLPHKEIKSSILKPEIVM; the protein is encoded by the exons ATGAAGGCACTAATTCTTGTTGGAGGGTTTGGCACTAGATTGAGACCATTGACGCTGAGTGTGCCTAAGCCGCTCGTTGATTTTGCTAACAAGCCTATGATTTTGCACCAG ATAGAAGCCCTCAAGGCTATTGGAGTAACTGAAGTAGTCCTAGCCATCAATTATCAGCCAGAG GTAATGCTGAACTTTTTGAAAGATTTTGAGGCAAAGCTTGAGATTAAGATCACATGTTCGCAAGAGACTGAACCTCTTGGAACAGCCGGTCCCCTTGCCTTGGCTAGGGACAAGCTGATAGATAAATCCGGAGAGCCATTTTTCGTTCTCAATAGTGATGTTATCAGTGAGTACCCACTGAAGGAGATGATCGAGTTCCATAAATCCCATGGAGGCGAAGCTTCTATTATGGTAACTAAG GTGGATGAGCCTTCAAAATATGGAGTTGTTGTTACAGAGGAATCTACTGGAAAGGTTGAGAGGTTTGTCGAGAAGCCAAAGTTATTCGTGGGTAACAAGATCAATGCTGGCATTTACCTTCTGAACCCTTCAGTGCTTGATCGTATCCAGTTACGCCCCACATCAATAGAGAAGGAGGTTTTCCCCGAAATTGCTGCTGAGAGAAAACTGTATGCAATGGTCTTGCCGGGTTTCTGGATGGACATCGGGCAGCCAAGGGATTACATCGCTGGTCTAAGACTCTACTTGGACTCCTTGAGGAAGAATTCTTCTCCTAAATTGGCCTCTGGAACTCACATAATCGGAAACGTCTTGGTGGATGAAAGTGCAAAAATCGGGGAGGGATGCTTGATTGGCCCTGACGTTGCAATTGGCCCCGGTTGTGTGGTCGAGCCGGGTGTGAGGCTGTCTCGCTGCACAGTCATGCGAGGAGTCCGCATCAAGAAACACGCCTGCATATCATCGAGTATCATTGGCTGGCATTCGACTGTTGGTCAGTGGGCTCGGGTGGAGAACATGACCATCCTCGGAGAAGATGTTCATGTCTGCGACGAAATTTACAGCAATGGAGGAGTTGTTTTGCCTCACAAGGAGATCAAGTCCAGCATTTTGAAACCAGAGATTGTAATGTAA
- the LOC131019538 gene encoding CASP-like protein 5B1 has translation MKELFGSPGRKSGLILRIGQCVSAAASIGVMASASGFSTTTAFCYLIASMGLQVLWSFGLMCLDIHALRFNKDLHTNIIVSLFVVGDWVTATLSLAAACSSAGVMVLFTRDTDICNIDLNLSCDMFQISIAFAFASWFLLAISSYIMFWLVASI, from the exons atgaaggagCTGTTCGGGAGCCCAGGGAGAAAAAGTGGGCTGATATTGAGGATTGGGCAGTGTGTGTCTGCAGCTGCTTCAATTGGGGTCATGGCCTCTGCTTCTGGCTTCTCAACTACTACTGCCTTTTG CTACTTAATTGCATCAATGGGGCTTCAGGTTTTGTGGAGCTTTGGACTCATGTGCCTAGACATACATGCTTTGAGGTTCAACAAGGACCTCCATACCAACATTATTGTGAGCCTGTTTGTCGTCGGTGATTGG GTGACTGCTACTCTATCCCTCGCAGCTGCATGCTCCTCTGCTGGTGTTATGGTGCTCTTCACTAGAGATACCGATATCTGCAATATAGATTTGAATTTGTCATGCGATATGTTTCAGATATCCATTGCTTTTGCTTTTGCATCGTGGTTTCTTCTTGCAATATCTTCTTATATCATGTTTTGGCTTGTGGCATCAATCTAG